A single genomic interval of Musa acuminata AAA Group cultivar baxijiao chromosome BXJ3-4, Cavendish_Baxijiao_AAA, whole genome shotgun sequence harbors:
- the LOC135583429 gene encoding probable protein phosphatase 2C 11 codes for MGIYLSTPKTEKFSEDGENDRLRFGLSSMQGWRATMEDAHAALPDLDDCTSFFGVYDGHGGKVVAKFCAKYLHTQVLKNEASSTGDLGTSVQRAFLRMDEMMQGQRGWRELAVLGDKINKFTGMIEGLIWSPRGSDSNNHEDDWAFEEGPHSDFSGPTSGSTACVAIMRGNQLVVANAGDSRCVISRKGQAYNLSRDHKPELDAERERILKAGGFIHGGRVNGSLNLARAIGDMEFKQNKFLPVEKQIVTANPDVNNVELCDDDDFIVLACDGIWDCMSSQQLVNFIHEHINKETSLSAVCEKVLDRCLAPSTLGGEGCDNMTMILVQFKKPINSNAASAEQSTQATPGSESSSAD; via the exons ATGGGGATATATCTCAGCACTCCCAAAACTGAGAAATTTTCCGAAGATGGTGAGAATGATAGACTAAGGTTTGGCCTTTCATCTATGCAAGGATGGCGTGCAACTATGGAAGACGCg CATGCTGCATTGCCAGATCTTGATGACTGCACATCATTCTTTGGAGTTTATGATGGCCATGGTG GAAAAGTAGTTGCTAAGTTTTGTGCAAAGTACCTCCACACTCAGGTTCTCAAGAATGAAGCTAGTTCGACAGGAGATTTAGGTACTTCTGTTCAAAGAGCTTTCTTGAG AATGGATGAAATGATGCAAGGACAGAGAGGGTGGAGAGAACTAGCCGTACTTGGAGATAAGATAAACAAGTTCACTGGCATGATAGAAGGCTTGATTTGGTCTCCAAGGGGCAGTGACTCAAATAATCATGAAGATGATTGGGCCTTCGAGGAG GGCCCCCACTCTGACTTCTCTGGACCAACATCTGGCAGCACAGCTTGTGTAGCAATCATGAGAGGTAACCAACTCGTTGTCGCAAATGCTGGAGATTCGCGCTGTGTGATCTCTAGGAAGGGACAG GCATACAATTTGTCAAGAGACCACAAACCAGAACTTGATGCTGAAAGAGAAAGAATACTAAAAGCAGGGGGTTTTATACATGGAGGGAGAGTGAATGGAAGCTTAAATCTTGCAAGAGCAATTG GAGACATGGAATTCAAGCAGAACAAGTTCTTGCCTGTTGAAAAACAAATAGTAACTGCTAACCCCGACGTAAACAAT GTGGAGCtttgtgatgatgatgacttcattGTTCTTGCGTGCGATGGTATTTG GGATTGCATGTCAAGCCAACAGCTGGTAAATTTCATCCATGAGCACATAAACAAG GAAACATCTCTATCTGCTGTGTGCGAGAAAGTGCTCGACAGGTGTTTGGCACCTTCAACACTTGGTGGAGAAGGATGTGACAATATGACCATGATTTTGGTTCAGTTTAAGAAACCAATCAATTCCAATGCTGCCAGTGCCGAGCAGTCAACTCAGGCTACACCAGGGTCCGAGAGTTCATCCGCTGACTGA
- the LOC103981300 gene encoding protein OS-9 homolog produces MGFVRFLCGLCLLLHLFDGSFRSSVLADQIFANSGGRFGRSSREPKYKVEFHPEHSPFHPKDGQEAVVMSNKEGRNYNCFLPLIEETKHLRVTQENSSSIITESERKIVFKTPDELIEILNDKCFYRHEGWWTYEFCFRKHVKQLHVEDEKVVQEFILGMFDPDATADFNQNQSDFSIVKDPRSKDASQRYHAHQFTNGTICDLTNQPRETEVRFVCSEPSVLISSIKEASTCKYVVTVQCPLLCKHPMFQQEQPMWHTIHCNEVGADSKISTVEDGLKGTHITIIADDSA; encoded by the exons ATGGGATTCGTGAGATTCCTGTGCGGCCTGTGCCTTCTTCTCCATTTGTTCGATGGTAGCTTCCGCAGCTCCGTTTTGGCCGACCAAATCTTCGCGAATTCCG GTGGGAGATTCGGTAGGAGTTCTCGTGAACCAAAGTACAAGGTCGAGTTCCACCCAGAACATTCTCCTTTTCATCCG AAAGATGGCCAGGAAGCAGTTGTGATGTCAAATAAAGAGGGTCGAAATTACAATTGTTTCTTACCTTTAATCGAGGAAACAAAACATTTGAGGgtcacccaagagaattcaagcaGTATAATAACAGAAAGTGAGAGAAAAATCGTGTTTAAGACTCCAGATGAGTTGATTGAGATTCTAAATGACAAATGCTTCTACAGG CATGAAGGTTGGTGGACTTACGAATTTTGTTTCCGGAAGCATGTGAAACAACTTCATGTGGAAGATGAGAAG GTGGTTCAAGAATTTATTTTGGGCATGTTTGACCCTGATGCAACAGCTGATTTTAATCAGAACCAGTCTGATTtttccatagtaaaagatcctcgCTCTAAAGATGCCTCACAAAG GTATCACGCTCATCAGTTTACAAATGGAACTATTTGTGACTTGACGAATCAACCTCGAGAGACAGAG GTTAGGTTTGTGTGCTCGGAGCCATCTGTTTTAATTAGTTCGATCAAAGAGGCTTCTACTTGCAAGTATGTTGTCACAGTTCAGTGCCCATTGCTTTGCAAGCATCC GATGTTTCAACAAGAGCAGCCAATGTGGCATACCATCCACTGCAATGAAGTAGGTGCAGACAGCAAAATTTCAACAGTGGAGGATGGGCTCAAAGGCACTCATATCACCATTATAGCTGATGACTCTGCATGA